The proteins below are encoded in one region of Paenacidovorax monticola:
- the dnaA gene encoding chromosomal replication initiator protein DnaA, which translates to MTEEPPRNAMDTDGADAGQGLWQACVEQLAQDLPEQQFNTWIKPLTAQVAPDFSKITLLVANRFKLDWIRAQYAGRISALLEALYGQPITLELALAQREAVTRTYVRPVASEPTPSAEPPPSNGGGEDATPGVFRTRLNAALTFETLVEGTANRMARSAAMHVAGSPGHLYNPLFIYGGVGLGKTHLMHAVGNRLLADRPDAKVLYIHAEQFVSDVVKAYQRRTFDEFKERYHSLDLLLIDDVQFFANKDRTQEEFFNAFEALLAKKSHIVMTSDTYPKGLANIHDRLVSRFDSGLTVALEPPELEMRVAILINKARAEGAEMPEEVAFFVAKNVRSNVRELEGALRKILAYSRFNQKEVSIQLAREALRDLLSIQNRQISVENIQKTVADYYKIKVADMYSKKRPASIARPRQIAMYLAKELTQKSLPEIGELFGGRDHTTVLHAVRKIAGERQQLTELNQQLHVLEQTLKG; encoded by the coding sequence ATGACCGAGGAACCTCCCCGCAATGCCATGGACACCGACGGCGCCGACGCCGGCCAGGGACTATGGCAGGCCTGCGTCGAACAACTGGCGCAGGATCTTCCTGAACAACAGTTCAACACCTGGATCAAGCCCCTGACGGCCCAGGTGGCGCCCGACTTCTCCAAGATCACGCTGCTGGTCGCCAACCGCTTCAAGCTCGACTGGATCCGCGCGCAGTACGCGGGCCGCATCTCGGCCCTGCTGGAGGCCCTGTACGGCCAGCCGATCACTCTGGAGTTAGCGCTTGCTCAGCGCGAAGCCGTTACCCGCACTTATGTTCGCCCCGTGGCATCGGAGCCCACGCCGAGCGCCGAGCCCCCCCCGTCCAACGGCGGCGGCGAGGACGCCACGCCCGGCGTGTTCCGCACGCGGCTCAACGCCGCGCTCACCTTCGAAACGCTCGTGGAAGGCACGGCCAACCGCATGGCGCGCTCGGCCGCCATGCATGTGGCGGGCTCGCCCGGCCACCTGTACAACCCGCTGTTCATCTACGGCGGCGTGGGCCTGGGCAAGACCCACCTGATGCACGCTGTGGGCAACCGCCTGCTGGCCGACCGGCCCGACGCCAAAGTTCTCTACATCCACGCCGAACAATTTGTTTCGGATGTGGTTAAGGCGTACCAGCGCCGCACCTTCGACGAGTTCAAGGAGCGCTACCACTCGCTCGACCTGCTGCTCATCGACGACGTGCAGTTCTTCGCCAACAAGGACCGCACGCAGGAGGAGTTCTTCAACGCCTTCGAGGCGCTGCTGGCCAAGAAGAGCCACATCGTGATGACGTCGGACACCTACCCCAAGGGCCTGGCGAACATCCACGACCGCCTGGTGTCGCGCTTCGACTCGGGCCTGACCGTGGCGCTGGAGCCGCCCGAGCTGGAAATGCGCGTGGCCATCCTGATCAACAAGGCCCGCGCCGAGGGCGCCGAGATGCCCGAGGAGGTGGCGTTCTTCGTCGCCAAGAACGTGCGCTCCAACGTGCGCGAGCTCGAAGGCGCGCTGCGCAAGATCCTGGCCTACTCGCGCTTCAACCAGAAGGAAGTGTCGATCCAACTCGCGCGCGAGGCCCTGCGCGACCTGCTGTCCATCCAGAACCGCCAGATTTCGGTGGAGAACATCCAGAAGACCGTCGCAGATTACTACAAGATCAAGGTGGCGGACATGTACAGCAAGAAGCGCCCGGCCAGCATCGCCCGGCCGCGCCAGATCGCCATGTACCTGGCCAAGGAGCTGACGCAGAAGAGCCTCCCCGAGATCGGGGAACTGTTCGGCGGGCGCGACCACACCACCGTGCTGCACGCGGTGCGCAAGATCGCGGGCGAGCGCCAGCAGCTGACCGAGCTGAACCAGCAGTTGCACGTGCTGGAACAGACGCTGAAGGGGTGA
- a CDS encoding SDR family oxidoreductase, whose product MPAPLVFITGASSGIGQALAARFHQAGYRLALVARRTDEMQSWASAQRISADSYAIYSADVAQPESIMAAGQACIERQGLPDVVIANAGISVGMDTAQPGDIAVMARTFATNNIGMAATFQPFVEGMARRGSGRLVGIGSVAGIRGLPGHGAYCGSKAAVISYCESLRGELRSSGVRVVTICPGYIDTPLTRQNRYAMPFLMQPQDFAARAYDAIEAGASYRVIPWQMGVVAKLLRLLPNAVFDRLLAGRPRKHRQGDARS is encoded by the coding sequence ATGCCCGCACCCCTGGTCTTCATCACCGGCGCCTCCAGCGGCATCGGCCAGGCGCTGGCTGCGCGCTTTCACCAGGCCGGCTACCGGCTGGCGCTGGTCGCGCGCCGCACGGATGAGATGCAATCCTGGGCCAGCGCCCAGAGGATAAGCGCGGACAGCTATGCAATCTATAGCGCCGATGTGGCGCAGCCCGAGAGCATCATGGCCGCGGGCCAGGCCTGCATCGAGCGCCAGGGCCTGCCCGATGTCGTGATCGCCAACGCGGGCATCAGCGTCGGCATGGACACGGCGCAGCCCGGGGACATCGCCGTGATGGCGCGCACCTTCGCCACCAACAACATCGGCATGGCAGCCACCTTCCAGCCCTTCGTCGAAGGCATGGCGCGGCGTGGCAGCGGCAGGCTCGTGGGCATCGGCAGCGTGGCGGGCATCCGCGGCCTGCCAGGGCATGGCGCCTACTGCGGCAGCAAGGCCGCCGTCATCAGCTATTGCGAAAGCCTGCGCGGCGAACTGCGGTCCTCGGGGGTGCGCGTGGTCACGATCTGCCCGGGATATATCGACACGCCCCTCACGCGGCAGAACCGCTACGCCATGCCGTTCCTCATGCAGCCTCAGGACTTCGCGGCGCGCGCCTACGACGCCATCGAGGCGGGGGCCAGCTACCGTGTCATCCCGTGGCAGATGGGCGTGGTCGCCAAGCTGCTGCGCCTGCTGCCCAACGCGGTCTTCGACCGGCTGCTGGCGGGCCGCCCCCGCAAGCACCGGCAGGGGGATGCGCGCTCCTGA
- a CDS encoding KpsF/GutQ family sugar-phosphate isomerase: protein MPVPSAAPRPFDATQALRLARETFDIEAAALSALGQRLDERFADAVRLVLQTTGRVVVMGIGKSGHIGRKIAATLASTGTPAFFVHPAEASHGDLGMVTAGDLVLAISNSGESAELTVILPVLKRLGVPLVAMTGGLGSTLARHADLVLDSSVEREACPLNLAPTTSTTAQLALGDALAVALLDARGFRAEDFARSHPGGALGRKLLTHVSDVMRSGTDVPRVAPEASFSELMREMSAKGLGASAVVDGDGAVLGIFTDGDLRRRIEAGADLREATARAVMHAGPRTIAPDALAADAAELMERHGITSVLVVDADRTLVGVVHIRDLMRAKVI, encoded by the coding sequence ATGCCTGTTCCGTCCGCCGCTCCGCGCCCCTTCGATGCCACGCAGGCCCTGCGCCTGGCCCGCGAAACCTTCGACATCGAGGCCGCAGCCCTGTCCGCGCTGGGCCAGCGGCTGGACGAACGCTTCGCCGACGCCGTGCGCCTGGTGCTGCAGACCACCGGGCGCGTGGTGGTCATGGGCATTGGCAAGAGCGGCCACATCGGCCGCAAGATCGCCGCCACGCTGGCTTCCACCGGCACGCCGGCCTTCTTCGTGCACCCCGCCGAGGCCAGCCATGGCGACCTGGGCATGGTGACCGCGGGCGATCTGGTGCTGGCCATCTCCAACAGCGGCGAGAGTGCCGAGCTCACGGTCATCCTGCCCGTGCTCAAGCGCCTGGGCGTGCCCCTGGTGGCCATGACGGGCGGGCTCGGTTCCACGCTGGCGCGCCATGCCGATCTGGTGCTCGACAGCAGCGTCGAGCGCGAGGCCTGCCCGCTCAACCTGGCCCCCACCACCAGCACCACGGCGCAGCTCGCCCTGGGCGATGCGCTGGCCGTGGCCCTGCTCGACGCGCGGGGCTTCCGCGCCGAGGACTTCGCGCGCTCCCACCCGGGCGGCGCGCTGGGCCGCAAGCTGCTCACCCATGTGAGCGACGTGATGCGCTCGGGCACCGATGTGCCCCGTGTGGCGCCGGAGGCCTCGTTCAGCGAGCTCATGCGCGAGATGAGCGCCAAGGGCCTGGGCGCCTCGGCCGTGGTGGATGGCGACGGCGCCGTGCTGGGCATCTTCACCGACGGCGACCTGCGCCGGCGCATCGAGGCCGGCGCCGACCTGCGCGAGGCCACGGCCCGCGCCGTCATGCATGCCGGGCCGCGCACCATCGCCCCCGACGCCCTGGCTGCCGATGCCGCCGAGCTGATGGAGCGCCACGGCATCACCAGCGTGCTCGTGGTCGATGCGGACCGCACGCTCGTGGGCGTGGTGCATATCCGCGACCTGATGCGCGCCAAGGTGATCTGA
- a CDS encoding ribonuclease P protein component, which produces MQRLKTRAQFQAAMAGGVVSRTAHFALHRLVLEADDAAATPSTGPGSLPAVQGPQALFGVPGPWLGAMVPKRWARRAVTRNAIKRQIYAVSAAFEAQLPQAAFVVRLRTTFDRKQFVSACSEPLKLAVRTELQQLFTHAARRASLAQARP; this is translated from the coding sequence ATGCAACGGCTGAAAACGCGCGCGCAGTTTCAGGCTGCCATGGCGGGGGGCGTGGTCTCCCGTACAGCGCATTTCGCGCTGCACCGCTTGGTGCTGGAGGCCGATGACGCCGCCGCGACGCCTTCGACAGGGCCCGGCTCCTTGCCCGCAGTGCAAGGGCCGCAGGCCCTGTTTGGCGTTCCCGGGCCGTGGCTGGGGGCCATGGTGCCCAAGCGCTGGGCCCGCCGCGCGGTGACGCGCAACGCCATCAAGCGGCAGATCTATGCCGTGTCCGCCGCGTTCGAGGCGCAGCTGCCGCAAGCGGCCTTCGTGGTGCGCCTGCGCACCACCTTCGACCGCAAGCAGTTCGTGAGCGCCTGTTCCGAGCCGCTCAAGCTGGCGGTGCGGACCGAGTTGCAGCAGCTGTTCACCCACGCGGCGCGGCGCGCGTCCCTGGCGCAGGCCCGGCCATGA
- the yidC gene encoding membrane protein insertase YidC, with product MNDIRRTILWVIFGFSMVLLWDKWQVHNGHKATFFPTATPVTAPAAQASASAATGAASVPGTSSAAGAGGAQVPGGAPASAAAPVAARERVTVTTDVLRLTFDSEGGSLGHAEMLRLADMADKSRPFVLFDESAQRVYMAQTGLIGGAFPTHKTPMAVVPGPRELKDGQDELSIRFESPDLGGVKLVKTWTLKRGAYDVAVRHDVVNTGSAPVAPQLYLQLVRDGNKPPGESSFYSTFTGPAVYTDAKKYQKVEFKDIENGKVDIEKSASNGYVAMVQHYFASAWLLADGVQRDLFMRKVDNNLYSVGMITNVGEIAPGQSKTVDARLFAGPQVEKTLEALAPGLELVKDYGWLTILAKPLYWLLDQLHKILGNWGWSIVGLVLLLKIAFYWLNAKAYASMAKMKAINPKIMEMRERLKDKPQQMQQEMMRIYREEKVNPMGGCFPIMIQIPVFIALYWVLLSSVEMRNAPWIGWIHDLSTPDPFFILPLLMTLSSLLQTALNPAPPDPMQAKMMWIMPLMFSVMFFFFPAGLVLYWLTNNILSIAQQWIINKRMGVPPQFNLPKFR from the coding sequence ATGAACGACATTCGCCGCACCATCCTGTGGGTGATTTTTGGCTTTTCCATGGTTCTGCTGTGGGACAAGTGGCAAGTGCACAACGGCCACAAGGCCACCTTCTTTCCCACGGCCACGCCGGTGACGGCGCCGGCGGCGCAGGCATCGGCTTCGGCGGCCACCGGGGCAGCCAGCGTGCCGGGCACGTCCAGCGCGGCGGGTGCCGGCGGCGCCCAGGTGCCGGGTGGCGCGCCCGCCTCGGCGGCGGCGCCCGTGGCGGCGCGCGAGCGCGTGACGGTCACGACCGACGTGCTGCGCCTGACGTTCGACAGCGAGGGGGGATCGCTGGGCCACGCGGAAATGCTGCGCCTGGCCGACATGGCGGACAAGAGCCGGCCCTTCGTGCTGTTCGACGAAAGCGCCCAGCGCGTCTACATGGCGCAGACCGGCCTGATCGGCGGCGCCTTCCCCACGCACAAGACGCCCATGGCCGTGGTGCCCGGTCCGCGCGAGCTCAAGGACGGCCAGGATGAGCTGAGCATCCGCTTCGAGTCGCCCGACCTGGGCGGCGTGAAGCTGGTCAAGACCTGGACGCTCAAGCGCGGCGCCTACGACGTTGCCGTGCGCCACGACGTGGTGAACACGGGCAGCGCGCCCGTGGCGCCGCAGCTGTACCTGCAGCTGGTGCGCGACGGCAACAAGCCGCCCGGAGAGTCCTCGTTCTACTCCACCTTCACGGGCCCGGCCGTCTACACCGACGCCAAGAAGTACCAGAAGGTCGAGTTCAAGGACATCGAGAACGGCAAGGTCGACATCGAGAAGAGCGCCAGCAACGGCTACGTGGCCATGGTGCAGCACTATTTCGCCAGCGCCTGGCTGCTGGCCGACGGCGTGCAGCGCGACCTGTTCATGCGCAAGGTGGACAACAACCTGTACTCCGTGGGCATGATCACCAACGTGGGCGAGATCGCCCCCGGCCAGTCCAAGACCGTGGACGCACGCCTGTTCGCCGGCCCGCAGGTCGAGAAGACGCTGGAGGCGCTGGCCCCTGGCCTGGAACTGGTCAAGGACTATGGCTGGCTCACCATCCTGGCCAAGCCGCTGTACTGGCTGCTCGACCAGCTGCACAAGATCCTGGGCAACTGGGGCTGGTCCATCGTGGGCCTGGTGCTGCTGCTCAAGATCGCTTTCTACTGGCTCAACGCCAAGGCCTACGCCAGCATGGCCAAGATGAAGGCCATCAACCCCAAGATCATGGAGATGCGCGAGCGCCTCAAGGACAAGCCGCAGCAGATGCAGCAGGAGATGATGCGCATCTACCGCGAGGAGAAGGTCAACCCGATGGGCGGCTGCTTCCCCATCATGATCCAGATCCCCGTGTTCATCGCGCTGTACTGGGTGCTGCTGTCGAGCGTGGAAATGCGCAACGCGCCCTGGATCGGCTGGATCCATGACCTGTCCACCCCCGACCCGTTCTTCATCCTGCCGCTGCTGATGACGCTGTCGTCGCTGCTGCAGACCGCGCTGAACCCCGCGCCGCCGGACCCGATGCAGGCCAAGATGATGTGGATCATGCCGCTGATGTTCAGCGTGATGTTCTTCTTCTTCCCGGCCGGCCTGGTGCTGTACTGGCTCACGAACAACATCCTGTCCATTGCCCAGCAGTGGATCATCAACAAGCGCATGGGCGTGCCGCCGCAGTTCAACCTGCCGAAGTTCCGCTGA
- the rpmH gene encoding 50S ribosomal protein L34, whose product MKRTYQPSKTRRARTHGFLVRMKTRGGRAVINARRAKGRKRLAV is encoded by the coding sequence ATGAAACGTACCTACCAACCTTCCAAGACGCGCCGCGCACGTACCCACGGTTTCCTCGTTCGCATGAAGACCCGTGGCGGCCGTGCCGTCATCAACGCACGCCGCGCCAAGGGCCGCAAGCGCCTGGCCGTCTAA
- the yidD gene encoding membrane protein insertion efficiency factor YidD, with the protein MMRVLLMALVRGYRLTLSPWLGSACRFEPTCSAYSLQALERHGAAAGSYLTLRRLVRCHPWCDGGHDPVPQEPPRFFSRLTSAPASTTQSSSPKKSS; encoded by the coding sequence ATGATGCGCGTCCTGCTCATGGCCCTGGTGCGGGGCTACCGGCTGACCCTGAGCCCCTGGCTGGGGTCGGCCTGCCGCTTCGAGCCCACCTGCTCCGCGTACTCGCTGCAGGCGCTGGAGCGGCACGGCGCGGCAGCCGGCAGCTACCTGACCCTGCGCCGCCTGGTGCGCTGCCATCCCTGGTGCGACGGGGGGCATGATCCCGTGCCGCAGGAACCACCCCGGTTCTTTTCGCGTCTGACTTCGGCTCCGGCCTCGACCACCCAATCTTCCTCACCAAAGAAGTCTTCATGA
- the lptC gene encoding LPS export ABC transporter periplasmic protein LptC yields the protein MTSLVRRSWDRVSLYLPVLLMGLLALGTWWLVRNAPVPQTPAAARAPTHEPDYFMKVFSVKTFDGAGRLHSEVQGRMARHYPDTDTLEIDQAHMRSVSPEGRVTVATANRALSNADGSEVQLFGDAVVTRQAMRVGGRALPRLEFQGEFLHAWTNDERVRSHLPVTLIRGNDRFTADSMEYDNLDQVLQLRGRVRGMLMPAPAR from the coding sequence ATGACCTCGCTGGTGCGCCGCAGCTGGGACCGCGTGTCGCTGTACCTGCCGGTCCTGCTCATGGGCCTGCTGGCCCTGGGCACTTGGTGGCTGGTGCGCAATGCGCCCGTGCCGCAAACCCCCGCCGCCGCGCGGGCGCCCACGCACGAGCCCGACTACTTCATGAAGGTGTTCTCGGTGAAGACCTTCGACGGCGCAGGCCGGCTGCACAGCGAGGTCCAGGGCCGCATGGCGCGCCACTACCCCGACACCGACACGCTCGAGATCGACCAGGCGCACATGCGCTCGGTCTCGCCCGAAGGGCGCGTCACCGTGGCCACGGCCAACCGCGCGCTCAGCAATGCCGACGGTTCCGAGGTGCAGCTGTTTGGCGATGCCGTGGTCACCCGCCAGGCCATGCGCGTCGGCGGCCGGGCGTTGCCGCGCCTGGAGTTCCAGGGGGAATTCCTGCACGCCTGGACCAACGACGAGCGCGTGCGCTCGCACCTGCCCGTGACCCTGATCCGCGGCAACGACCGCTTCACGGCCGACAGCATGGAATACGACAACCTCGACCAGGTGCTGCAGCTGCGCGGCCGCGTGCGCGGCATGCTGATGCCGGCGCCTGCCCGCTGA